The window CAGTCcgctccacctccccctTCATTCCTTCCACCAGATCACCAGATCGTGGCTGGAATCCACGCGAGGAAATAAAAATTCTGACACTTGCAGACCTTCCAgcatctctctcttccaaaTTATCAACTAACTTGACCGTCACCATGCTGTCGCAGCTCTTGCTGGCTCTTGTTTCGGCCATTACGCTGGTGTGCGGCCAGTCGGTCGTCACCATCGACCCTAACACGGTCCTTCTGACTACCAGACGTGACTATTCAAGCTCCTCCAATAAAGCTCGGCGCTAACAAGTCCTTTTCAGAGTCCTGGTGTTTCTCCCAAATCTCATCGTGCCCACTTCTCTGCCTGCAAATGCCCGGCGTCTCGTCAGCTCCGCTGGCCAACAACTGCTCTGCGGTAAGTCAATCCATCAAACAAGCTTTAGAAGCTTATTTTAAACGAATGCCTCTAGCAAAATCTCGCCTACAACTGCGTTTGTAGCAACAACCTCTCCCCGAACGCATCGCAGTACTCCGAGACGATCCCCTACTTCGTCTGCACCGAGCACAACAACCAGTGCGTAAATGCCTGCGCCTCCGGTGACTCCATCTGCCAGTCCGACTGCCGGACTCAGAACCCATGTGGTGCGCAGGCTCCAACTCGTGTCAACATCACTACTGCTACCACAACCCACGCTACTAGCGCCACCTCGGCCTTCGTGACCAACACCATGGTGGGCGATGCTACTGGTGCTGCGCCCAAGCTAGTTTCAGTGGAGACTAGCCATGTTTATGGGCTTTGCATTTTGGTTGCTGGGTTTGTTGCTGGATTTGCGGCTCTTTTGTGAGGTGATCTGAGGTTattgatctccttgacagACGTGAGGGTTTAATCTGGTCATTCTATCTTTGTTTTTTATCCTCAACGTGGAGCGTTTCTTCTACATAATAGCAATAATAAGGGTGTGTGATAATGATTTACGTTTCTAGCATTACATTGAAGTACTGTATGCAATATCTGATGACAAGTTCAATAAACACACCTGGTGTATGTTCCCGCAGCCATCCGCGTTACATCTTCGCTCTCAACTTCGTACTATCCATCCGCTGTCCTTCATCGTCTTGTTCTGCAACCTCCAAAACCGGGAACTTCTCCGGCATGATCCGCCGAGGCGTCGACCCGGGCACTACCGAGTATTTTGAGAAATCAGTCACGCCACACTTTTCACGAAGAAAATCTTCGTCTGTGTCTAGCAGCCCATTCACTTTAGCTGGAGGTGCACGTAGCATGCCCAGGATAGCATCGGAGAAAATTGCCTAGAGAAATGTAAACAGCTGGACGACCATTTCTAGCACATAACGAACCGGCTTTCTTAGATCCTTCTTGTGAGAGGGATCCGAGGCTCTGTTGTGTTCTGTTGCGGCTGACTCAATCGACTAGTAGATACAGTCAGCCTCGGCTTCAAAAGGTTTTGCAAGTCAATCACATACCGATGCAGGCCAGATACTCGTCACAGCCATCCCACTATGACCCTGACGCACAAAATCCATGGCGAGACCCTTGACGAGAACACTCATTCCAACCTTGCCTATAGTCCCATTCAGTCAGCTTTATCTCAGTCAAATTAATCAAGCCCAGCCGTACCCATTGCATACGCCGTCTTTCCCCGAAAGAACCGCGAATAAATCGGTGGCGAGACAACCACAATTCTCCCTTTCCATCCATTCTTCTGAAACTGCGGTAAAGTCGCCTGAATAGTCGCATACAATCCCTCGGGATTGACTTGCTGCATCAGCTTAAATCGTTTGAGTGGCGTATCCTCTACAGACGACCACCAGATTGCCCCGGAGTTGTAAACCAGGACATCCAGTTTTCCAAAAGTCCGCACCGTCTCATCGACTGCGCGCTGGATCTGTGCTGCGTCGCGCACGTCCACGGCGATGCAGGCGGCGCTTCCGCCAGCTTCGTGGATCTCCCGCGCTACCGTGTTGATTGTTGACTGCGAGGAATTAGGATCCGGTGGGAATGGTTTGGTTTTGTATGCATCCGAGGTGGTTTTGGCGGCCAGCATTACTGGGCGAGATGTTAGGATTGTTGATAGAAAGTGGCTGGCTGCTTCATACCAGCGTAGTCGTTCTTGGCTAGATCAATGGCGACTTGGCGACCGATGCCGCGAGATGCGCCGATGATCAGAGCAGTAGGTCGGTCACCCATTATTGCCGTGAAGATGTAGATGTGAACAAGTTATCAAATGTATTGAAGGGTGAAAAGAATGAGCGTTTTACAGCTTTAATATATGTATCCCGGGATAAGGGGCAAATTAGTGATCAATTATTCGGTAGGTCATCAGAATAGTAATCCGGGGAAGTGGGAAGGTAGGTCGGTCGTCGATGCATTTCGTGATTATTCATGCTTCCGCCGAGGCATGGCATcccggcctcggcgatgaTCTGCTGTCATGACTAAGCCCCAACGAGCCTCTTCAACAAGCCTACTAGGTATACTCTAAAACACACCTTCTTTGAAGATTATGTATTACTTATTTAATCACACATTTATGTCGCTGATGCTTCGTAACCTTCTACTGCCTTCCTGGTGGAGGGCGGTGCAATAGGCGGTGTAATACTGCCtgtcatctccatcaccactGATGTGCGGCTCGGTGTCTCttctcaacaacaacaccaccactccctccctcttcctgGATCCCGACCTCACCATCCCCACCTCATAGATTgatctctttctctctcttttatTTGAGCTTGCAAATTTCTCGTGCATTCGGAGCTTGCGGTCGTTTCCGGCGAGTattggcgagatggacaCAACATTGCCTGATGCCTTTGCTCCCCCGCAATCAAGCTCTTCTGCTGCACAAGGAAATGAAGTCCCTGAGGATACCGCGAACGTCAATGGAGCTGCTCCCTTCGTCAAAGTCGATGGTGCGTTGATCTCATTCCCCCTGCAGGGCTTCGCCAGAGCTGACTAGTTGATCTCGATAGATCCCCCAAAGTTTGATCTAGAGTCATACATCGCAAATTACACCGGTCAGTTGAgagcttttttttttctatgTCTGTTCCTCCTAATATCCATCCAGGCCGAACCCGATTCGATCGTCTCTATCTCATTGGCACCTGCTCCACCTTGCTATCCACCGACGCGCTCAAAGTCGCGGTTGCCGAAGCCAAGTCCGGAAAAGATGTTGGTCGTTACGAAAAAGCAGTCCGTGCCCTGTCGGAGGTGGCTCCGAATGAGCCTGACGCCAAGCTGGACTTGGCGTGGGTAAAGGACACTCAGCGACGGGTGAGGGCCGAGGGCGATCGGCTGGAACTCGAACTGCGAGGATACAAGAACAACTTGATCAAGGAGAGCATACGGGTAGGAGGCGCCGTCTTTTAAAGCCTTTCGGGATTTTTCTAATGACATACAGATGGGCAATGAAGAATTGGGAACTCACTACCACCAGACGGGAGACTCTGTCTCAGCGTCGAAAGCGTATTCCCGCATGAGGGACTACTGCACGACACCAAACCATATCGCCTCTATGCTGTTCAAACTAATCAATGTGGCGGTTGAGCGTGGGGAGTGGCTGAGTGTGCAGTCCAACGTGCACCGACTGCGCAACGCTCAATCCAAACCGGAAGACCAAGCCAAGAATCAGCCCAAGATTTCCGCCGCTCTTGGTCTGGCACAGATGCATTCCGGATCGTTCCTCGAGGCTGCGAATAGCTTCTTATTGACCGATCCGTCTCTGGGCGACACCTATAACGAAACCATCACCCCGAACGACATCGCTGTGTATGGTGGCTTATGCGCGCTAGCTTCCATGGACCGAGTCGAACTTCAACGGCGCGTGCTGGAAAACAATTCTTTCCGCAACTTCCTTGAATTGGAGCCGCATATTCGTCGTGCGatcaccttcttctgcaaTTCTAAATTCCGGCTCTGTCTAGATATCCTCGATGCCTACCGGGCTGATTaccttctcgatctccatcttcagcgcCATGTTAGCGCTCTGTACTCCCACATCCGCACCAAGTCTATTGAGCAGTATCTAGTTCCCTTCAGCCGCGTGACTCTCGAGTCTATGGCCACCGTCTTTGCTCCCGAGGTTGTCGGCGGAGAGGCTCGACCAACCAGTGCGACCTCACCTTTCGTGCAGGAACTCATCCGTCTCATCAAGGACGGCGTGCTGGATGCTCGAattgatctggagaaagggGTTTTAGTCTCGAACGAGACTGATCTGCGAACAGAAGTGCAGCAAAACACGCTCGAGAGCCTGCGCAGCTTTAATGAAAAGGCTCACATGCGGATCCTGCGCACCAGTGTCCTTCATGCCGGTCTCGAGGTTCGTTCTCATGATAGAAAGGAAGGTCCACCATTGGCAAAGGGACTGGCAGGGAGACTCTCCCGCGGCGCCGGCATACTTGGTTAGAGGCGTATGAGAAGAACTCATGCCTCATGATCTGTAAATGAGGAAACGAGACGATAATGCCCTGAATTGCTGCAATTGAACATCTGCAGAGATGAATACATGACTCGGTAGAGAAATGCAACTTTATTGCTGCATAAGCAGCTTTTTTTCGCTTGATAGCCTATCTCACGCTGGAATAAAATCCACTGCAAACACGTATCATCATTCTGATCCAACTGTTTAACAAGTTAACAAGCTCTCTATTATAATGACATCAAAACAAGATGCGATATCGCACCGATTGCTCACCCCCGGCAAATTCTCAATATGACCGCCGACCCAATCCAACCCCcgagcctgctgctgcacgaAATGCTACACAATCAGCCGGGCTGAGCAGCGGTGCCACATTCATGGCTCTGCGTAGTACAAATTCCTCATCTTATGTCGTTCCCAATTCGCTTTGAGTGCTGCGCAGAATCTGGAAATTGTGGAAAAAGAAACGTGTTTGGAAGAACGGAAGGAGAGACGGGTTAGGGTTACGGCAAGGTGGGTTGCTGCATAACCGTTCGATTGGTCTCTAATCTTGTATAGATATGAGAGGAAAGTATTTACCTGCCAGATGCTTTGGAAAAGTCCCTAGAAGTGTACTTCCCACACTCAACTCGGTCTACTCTTTTGGGGATTGCCCTGCCCTGCATTACGACTGGACCCAAACCAACCCTATctactctttctctccccaGCCTAATGATGACCGGGTGGGTGATTTAATTTAAATTCGATATATACTCGCCAGCTCCGCTGATCATGTTCGGCATTCGCTTGTTGCTGCTACTGTTGTTGAACAAACCAAGCCTAACTAACGGCCATCCTGTGAGACGCGCATGCATAAGTTAACTTCGTCCCCCATGAACCACTCGCGGAACGTTTTGGTCTCTCCATCACCTGCCTCTATTTAATTTTTCGTGATTACTTGGCATCCTCTCTTCTGCGACCCTGCACGAGCTTCAAACAAAATGGGCTCCTCGCATTCTTCGCCTTCGGACTCTACTCCCGAGAAAGATGGATGTGTGAACAACAAGGTTATGGAGTCGGAGCCACTTTTGCAGTCGCAAGATTTTTCAGCCTCGACTTCACCGTCCAAGTCCTTTTTTCGTGTTGAAGATGTTCCGCCAGACACAATGGACTTGCTACCTTCTCCGCTACAGTTACACTCTCCACTCGAGGTTTCGCCGCCAGGGTCGACTTTGGTGCTGGATGATACTCCAGAAATTACAGATTACTCGCCATCTCCGGTTTTTATTGCGGAGCAGACAATTGAGAATGGTCATGTGAAGCCGGAAACTTTGGAATTGCCATCATCACCTTTGCTAGAGCCAGATTCACACACCACTCTCGATGGGCAGGTTGATTCCAAAGTCAATATATCAATACCACCGCCGGAAGATGCATTATTGGAGGAAATATTACAAGAGGATGAGTCTGAGAGAAAGGACCTGGAATCGCCATTACTGCAGCCAGATGCGAACATCGCAGAGCATCATATCCTGCGACAAGCTCCTGAACCCGAGCCCTTACCACCCATTCCAACGCCAGTGTCAACCTTGCCACCTGATTATTCTACACAAGAAAGCACGACAGCACCGACCGATACACAACCAGCAGCTGTGGAGCAGCCAGTCACGGaagatgttgaagatggatCCTCCACCGTATCTACAAACAACGAACACGAAGACAGAGAGTCTATCTTTGATGAGGACTACCACTCCGACACCTCCAACTACACCGCATCCTTACTGTCGGACGTGAAGAACTACACGTACGAGAATGGACGACGCTACCATTCATATCGAGAAGGCCACTACGTTCTCCCCAACGACGACCAAGAGCAAGACCGACAGGACCTGCTCCATCACGTCCGCAACCTGGTCCTAAACGGTGCACTCTTCCGCGCACCACTCGGCGAGCACGTCCAACGAGTGCTAGATattggcaccggcaccgggATCTGGGCGATTGACTTTGCAGACAGCTTCCCCAGCGCCGAAGTAATCGGGACCGATCTGAgccccatccagccatcATGGGTACCGCCCAATCTCCAAttcctggtggatgatgCCGAATCACAGTGGCTATTCAGCGCAACTCGGCCCTTCGACTTCATCCATGCTCGCGATCTGGgcggcgccatcgccgactggccgcggctgctgcggcaggCCCGCGAACACCTGCGGCCTGGGGGCTGGGTGGAATTGCAAGAGTTTGAGGTGACGCTTAAATCCGACGACGAGTCGATGCGTCTCGCGCCGACGTTGTGCGAGTTCCTTGGCAGGCTGCATCAGGCCAGCGAGGCGTTCCACCGGCCCATGAATATCGCCGAGGGACACCGGCAGCGGCTAATCGAGGCCGGTTTTGAAGAGGTCCGAGACGAGATGTACAAGGTGCGACCTGCTGAGATTGGTATCATTCTGCTCCAGCGCTGACAGATAGTTCCCCAGGTCCCTGGTAGTGGTT of the Penicillium psychrofluorescens genome assembly, chromosome: 1 genome contains:
- a CDS encoding uncharacterized protein (ID:PFLUO_002087-T1.cds;~source:funannotate) codes for the protein MPGVSSAPLANNCSAQNLAYNCVCSNNLSPNASQYSETIPYFVCTEHNNQCVNACASGDSICQSDCRTQNPCGAQAPTRVNITTATTTHATSATSAFVTNTMVGDATGAAPKLVSVETSHVYGLCILVAGFVAGFAALL
- a CDS encoding uncharacterized protein (ID:PFLUO_002088-T1.cds;~source:funannotate), which codes for MGDRPTALIIGASRGIGRQVAIDLAKNDYAVMLAAKTTSDAYKTKPFPPDPNSSQSTINTVAREIHEAGGSAACIAVDVRDAAQIQRAVDETVRTFGKLDVLVYNSGAIWWSSVEDTPLKRFKLMQQVNPEGLYATIQATLPQFQKNGWKGRIVVVSPPIYSRFFRGKTAYAMGKVGMSVLVKGLAMDFVRQGHSGMAVTSIWPASSIESAATEHNRASDPSHKKDLRKPAIFSDAILGMLRAPPAKVNGLLDTDEDFLREKCGVTDFSKYSVVPGSTPRRIMPEKFPVLEVAEQDDEGQRMDSTKLRAKM
- a CDS encoding uncharacterized protein (ID:PFLUO_002089-T1.cds;~source:funannotate): MDTTLPDAFAPPQSSSSAAQGNEVPEDTANVNGAAPFVKVDDPPKFDLESYIANYTGRTRFDRLYLIGTCSTLLSTDALKVAVAEAKSGKDVGRYEKAVRALSEVAPNEPDAKLDLAWVKDTQRRVRAEGDRLELELRGYKNNLIKESIRMGNEELGTHYHQTGDSVSASKAYSRMRDYCTTPNHIASMLFKLINVAVERGEWLSVQSNVHRLRNAQSKPEDQAKNQPKISAALGLAQMHSGSFLEAANSFLLTDPSLGDTYNETITPNDIAVYGGLCALASMDRVELQRRVLENNSFRNFLELEPHIRRAITFFCNSKFRLCLDILDAYRADYLLDLHLQRHVSALYSHIRTKSIEQYLVPFSRVTLESMATVFAPEVVGGEARPTSATSPFVQELIRLIKDGVLDARIDLEKGVLVSNETDLRTEVQQNTLESLRSFNEKAHMRILRTSVLHAGLEVRSHDRKEGPPLAKGLAGRLSRGAGILG
- a CDS encoding uncharacterized protein (ID:PFLUO_002090-T1.cds;~source:funannotate), with product MGSSHSSPSDSTPEKDGCVNNKVMESEPLLQSQDFSASTSPSKSFFRVEDVPPDTMDLLPSPLQLHSPLEVSPPGSTLVLDDTPEITDYSPSPVFIAEQTIENGHVKPETLELPSSPLLEPDSHTTLDGQVDSKVNISIPPPEDALLEEILQEDESERKDLESPLLQPDANIAEHHILRQAPEPEPLPPIPTPVSTLPPDYSTQESTTAPTDTQPAAVEQPVTEDVEDGSSTVSTNNEHEDRESIFDEDYHSDTSNYTASLLSDVKNYTYENGRRYHSYREGHYVLPNDDQEQDRQDLLHHVRNLVLNGALFRAPLGEHVQRVLDIGTGTGIWAIDFADSFPSAEVIGTDLSPIQPSWVPPNLQFLVDDAESQWLFSATRPFDFIHARDLGGAIADWPRLLRQAREHLRPGGWVELQEFEVTLKSDDESMRLAPTLCEFLGRLHQASEAFHRPMNIAEGHRQRLIEAGFEEVRDEMYKVPGSGWSSDPVQKQIGRYNLCSLLMAVESYSLALFTRVLGWSNIETQVFLAGVRRDLKNPDVHTYCNLHVVYGRRPLGDGLAG